The Streptococcus toyakuensis genome has a window encoding:
- the argR gene encoding arginine repressor translates to MRKRDRHQLIKKMITEEKLSTQKEIQDRLEAHNVFVTQTTLSRDLREIGLTKVKKNDMVYYVLANETEKIDLVEFLSHHLEGVARAEFTLVLHTKLGEASVLANIVDANKDEWILGTVAGANTLLVICRDQHVAKLMEDRLLDLMKDK, encoded by the coding sequence ATGAGAAAAAGAGATCGTCATCAGTTAATAAAAAAAATGATTACTGAGGAGAAATTAAGTACACAAAAAGAAATTCAAGATCGGTTGGAGGCGCACAATGTTTTTGTGACGCAGACAACCCTGTCTCGTGATTTGCGCGAAATCGGCTTGACCAAGGTCAAGAAAAATGATATGGTGTATTATGTACTAGCAAATGAGACAGAAAAGATTGATTTGGTTGAATTTTTGTCTCATCATTTAGAAGGTGTTGCAAGAGCAGAGTTTACCTTGGTACTTCATACCAAATTGGGAGAAGCCTCTGTTTTGGCAAATATTGTAGATGCAAACAAGGATGAATGGATTTTAGGAACAGTTGCTGGTGCCAATACCTTATTGGTTATTTGTCGAGACCAGCACGTTGCCAAACTCATGGAAGATCGTTTGCTAGATTTGATGAAAGATAAGTAA